A window of Exiguobacterium sp. FSL W8-0210 contains these coding sequences:
- a CDS encoding MBL fold metallo-hydrolase translates to MIQMKMPGVTIYQSTLMKTTSTLIETPDCLIVVDPGWLPDEIATIRRDVEIVRRERPLYVVYTHAHFDHILGAYAFTDAIVIASKPFIDVDRQEALQAVQDFNDEFYIDSPVLFPDVTHVIHESETILTIGQTKLIFFLTPGHEATHLSFIVMSLHLLVCGDYASDVEIPLIEHDSSEYLTTLELLESFIYEYEVKLLIPGHGHICDVRTEMIERLHQSYDYILALRAGKESDWAPSWQTTPFMKRLHEKNKRQVKKEQEERLARRHYD, encoded by the coding sequence ATGATTCAGATGAAAATGCCCGGCGTGACGATCTATCAAAGTACACTCATGAAAACGACTTCGACATTAATCGAGACGCCTGATTGTCTGATCGTCGTCGACCCTGGCTGGCTTCCCGATGAGATTGCAACGATTCGTCGAGACGTCGAAATCGTGCGTCGCGAACGACCATTATACGTCGTCTATACGCATGCCCATTTCGATCATATTTTAGGTGCCTATGCCTTTACGGATGCCATCGTCATCGCTTCTAAACCGTTCATCGATGTCGACCGACAAGAAGCGCTCCAAGCCGTCCAAGATTTTAATGATGAGTTCTATATCGATTCCCCCGTCCTTTTCCCAGACGTGACACATGTCATCCATGAGTCTGAGACGATTTTAACGATCGGACAAACGAAGTTAATCTTCTTTTTGACGCCCGGTCATGAAGCGACTCATCTTTCCTTCATCGTCATGTCACTTCACTTGTTAGTCTGCGGCGATTACGCTTCAGACGTTGAAATCCCCTTGATCGAACACGATTCCTCTGAGTATTTGACGACGCTCGAGTTACTCGAGTCGTTCATTTATGAATATGAAGTCAAACTCTTGATTCCCGGACACGGTCACATTTGTGATGTCCGAACAGAGATGATCGAACGACTTCATCAGAGCTATGATTATATTCTTGCCCTCCGTGCCGGAAAAGAATCCGACTGGGCTCCCTCTTGGCAAACGACCCCTTTTATGAAACGTCTGCATGAAAAAAATAAGCGACAAGTCAAAAAAGAACAAGAAGAACGATTAGCCCGACGCCATTATGATTAA
- a CDS encoding imm11 family protein, with protein sequence MNEVRVWSEQSMGKGWKAICHHQFDRHRLLIGEWFHNVGVLAFSINQDADLLPDVLPNTFDLPLVSERVQRVIAAYAPFSVQCLKVHLETKDGVVPYYLLNLLSVSRIEHLHTTDVFRPVPRRRVYFLTERRISDSICPHHLMRDERTHRMFVSAQLARQFERMAVTGIRFEEIQRMEEFK encoded by the coding sequence GTGAATGAAGTGCGAGTTTGGAGCGAACAGTCGATGGGAAAAGGATGGAAGGCGATCTGTCACCATCAATTCGATCGTCATCGCTTATTGATAGGAGAGTGGTTCCATAACGTAGGTGTACTTGCTTTTTCCATCAATCAAGATGCGGATTTGCTACCGGATGTCCTTCCAAACACATTCGATCTGCCGCTCGTCTCGGAACGTGTGCAACGCGTCATTGCAGCATACGCGCCTTTTTCTGTACAATGTCTCAAGGTACATCTTGAGACGAAGGACGGAGTGGTTCCGTACTATCTTCTCAATCTCTTATCTGTCAGTCGGATCGAACATCTACATACGACGGATGTATTCCGTCCGGTCCCGAGACGACGCGTCTATTTTTTGACAGAGCGACGAATCAGCGATTCGATTTGTCCGCATCATCTTATGCGAGATGAGCGCACGCATCGCATGTTCGTCTCTGCTCAACTCGCTCGCCAATTTGAGCGTATGGCTGTGACGGGTATCCGCTTTGAAGAGATACAACGAATGGAGGAATTCAAATGA
- a CDS encoding alpha/beta hydrolase, producing the protein MTIDHSHWIASDGYTTTLHSLEAHDPKGVVIVFHGMMEHGARYEEFAEFLYAHHYHTIIADLRCFGTRAAQLGTLGHLEPNQGFKQLMQDAEELVSDIKERYPTLPVFIFGHSFGSLIARRIGQTLGHTVAGIIASGPPTSTGLLGDVSQKLVERQIHQLSATHPAERFGQLVFGRYNLRFFPALSKNAWLSSDPQSVMRYDADPLSGQTVTLGFFHELLHATKLVNALASVYQHPRHLPLLLLAGGDDAVAFDGKGIHHLFDMYNRVRVDAVQLTIYRGLRHELFHELERIRVFADIASWLNKQVNPAAKQSSSRSS; encoded by the coding sequence ATGACGATTGATCATTCACATTGGATAGCCTCTGACGGCTATACTACGACATTGCATAGCCTCGAAGCCCATGATCCTAAAGGAGTCGTGATCGTCTTTCACGGGATGATGGAGCATGGCGCACGGTATGAGGAATTCGCAGAATTCCTCTATGCGCATCATTACCACACGATCATCGCAGACTTACGCTGTTTCGGAACCCGAGCAGCACAGCTTGGAACACTTGGACACCTTGAGCCGAATCAAGGGTTTAAACAATTGATGCAGGACGCAGAAGAACTCGTCTCTGACATCAAAGAGCGTTATCCGACGTTACCGGTGTTCATTTTTGGTCATAGTTTTGGTTCGTTGATCGCTCGCCGGATCGGTCAAACACTCGGTCATACGGTAGCAGGAATCATCGCGAGCGGCCCCCCGACGAGTACAGGTTTACTCGGTGATGTCAGTCAAAAACTCGTCGAACGTCAAATCCATCAGCTGTCAGCAACACATCCCGCTGAACGGTTTGGACAACTCGTGTTCGGACGGTATAACTTGCGCTTCTTCCCAGCACTTTCTAAAAATGCTTGGCTCTCTTCGGATCCTCAATCCGTCATGCGCTATGATGCAGATCCATTGTCCGGTCAAACGGTCACGCTTGGGTTCTTCCACGAACTCTTGCATGCAACGAAGCTCGTCAACGCACTTGCTTCCGTCTATCAGCATCCACGTCACTTACCCCTCTTATTGCTTGCTGGTGGGGATGACGCGGTCGCGTTCGATGGAAAGGGTATTCATCATTTGTTCGATATGTATAATCGTGTCCGTGTCGATGCTGTACAGCTGACGATTTATCGAGGGTTGCGTCATGAGCTCTTCCATGAGCTCGAACGCATCCGCGTTTTTGCTGATATCGCGAGCTGGTTGAATAAACAAGTCAACCCTGCAGCTAAACAGTCATCTTCCCGTTCTTCTTAA
- a CDS encoding formate--tetrahydrofolate ligase: MEKTIRSDLEIAQQTVLRPIREIANRIGLQEEDFDTYGKYKAKLTDGLLNRLATKSDGKLILVTAINPTAAGEGKSTVTVGLGQALHRANHKTMICLREPSLGPTMGLKGGACGGGYSQVLPMEEINLHFTGDMHAITSAHNTISALLDNHLHQGNILGIDPRRIVWKRVLDLNDRALRQVTIGLGGPAHGVPRQDGFDITVASEIMAVLCLADSITDLEQRLSRIVVAYTYDQQPVTVKNIQASGAATLLLKDAFRPNLVQTVEGTPALIHGGPFANIAHGCNSLIATQTALKLSDYVVTEAGFGADLGAEKFFNIKSRIGGLHPDAVVIVATVRALKMHGGVDKTQLSEENLAALTDGLALLEKHVETMSLFGVPAVVALNRFFTDTEAERNMILEWCQDRNIRVAESEVFSKGGAGGEALVTEVMQALEEPSQFRPLYPDVLPLRQKIERIAKRVYGAADVHFEDKALRELERCTEMGLNELPICMAKTPFSLTDDPARYGRVEDFTITVREIRPSVGAGFIVALTGNVLTMPGLPAVPAAFHMGVSEDGQVFGLS, from the coding sequence ATGGAAAAGACCATTCGTTCAGACTTAGAAATCGCACAACAAACCGTCTTACGCCCGATTCGAGAAATTGCGAACCGAATTGGTTTGCAAGAAGAGGATTTTGATACGTACGGAAAGTATAAAGCGAAGTTGACAGACGGACTGTTGAACCGATTGGCAACGAAATCTGACGGTAAATTGATCCTTGTCACTGCCATCAATCCGACAGCCGCCGGTGAAGGAAAATCAACCGTCACTGTCGGACTCGGACAGGCATTGCATCGGGCAAACCATAAGACGATGATTTGTTTACGGGAACCCTCACTCGGTCCGACGATGGGCTTAAAAGGTGGCGCGTGTGGTGGTGGCTATAGCCAAGTCCTACCGATGGAAGAGATCAATCTTCATTTCACAGGCGATATGCATGCGATCACATCTGCTCATAATACAATCAGTGCCTTGCTCGACAATCACCTGCATCAAGGTAACATCCTTGGCATCGATCCGCGTCGTATCGTCTGGAAACGCGTTCTTGATTTGAATGACCGTGCCTTGCGCCAAGTCACGATTGGTCTTGGTGGTCCTGCGCATGGCGTGCCTCGTCAAGATGGGTTCGATATCACGGTCGCTTCCGAGATCATGGCGGTCCTCTGTCTAGCAGACTCGATCACGGATCTCGAACAACGCTTGAGTCGCATCGTCGTCGCCTATACGTACGATCAACAGCCGGTTACGGTCAAAAATATTCAGGCGTCAGGAGCTGCGACGTTACTTCTAAAAGATGCGTTTCGTCCGAACCTCGTTCAAACCGTCGAAGGAACACCAGCACTGATTCACGGTGGACCGTTCGCGAACATCGCACATGGCTGTAACTCTTTGATTGCAACCCAAACTGCACTGAAGCTAAGCGATTACGTTGTCACAGAAGCAGGATTCGGAGCCGATTTAGGTGCCGAAAAGTTCTTCAACATCAAATCACGGATTGGCGGACTCCACCCGGATGCCGTCGTTATCGTCGCTACGGTGCGTGCCTTGAAGATGCACGGAGGTGTAGACAAAACGCAACTCAGCGAAGAAAATCTCGCTGCCTTAACAGATGGTCTTGCGTTACTTGAAAAACACGTCGAGACGATGAGTCTGTTCGGCGTCCCTGCCGTTGTTGCCTTGAACCGTTTCTTCACCGACACGGAAGCAGAACGGAACATGATCCTAGAATGGTGTCAGGATCGTAATATTCGTGTCGCGGAAAGTGAAGTCTTCAGTAAAGGGGGAGCTGGCGGTGAAGCACTCGTCACGGAAGTCATGCAAGCTCTTGAGGAACCGAGCCAGTTCCGCCCTCTGTATCCTGACGTCTTACCGCTTCGTCAAAAAATCGAGCGTATCGCAAAGCGTGTCTACGGTGCAGCCGACGTTCATTTTGAAGACAAAGCACTCCGCGAACTCGAACGGTGTACGGAGATGGGTTTGAATGAGTTACCGATTTGTATGGCAAAAACACCATTTTCTTTAACCGATGACCCTGCTCGTTATGGTCGTGTCGAAGACTTCACGATCACGGTCCGCGAAATCCGACCATCGGTTGGTGCAGGGTTCATCGTTGCACTGACTGGGAATGTATTAACGATGCCAGGATTACCCGCAGTTCCCGCCGCCTTCCACATGGGCGTTTCGGAAGACGGACAGGTATTCGGACTTTCTTGA
- a CDS encoding carbohydrate ABC transporter permease, with amino-acid sequence MTSGQKKWKRGLDFWLFVGPVFLVFAVIVLVPFFNGVMYSFTDWNGVTGELNWIGFDNYVRLFTSDEQFQQSFWLTTKYTVVAVILTNVVGFILAFLLTQNIRTRNFLRTIFFMPNLIGGLILGFVWQFIYVKGFASIGELTGWSIFELPWLGDARTGFWGIVIVSIWQGGGYIMVIYIAALQNVPQELIEAAKIDGANRLSTLRNITLPLIMPSVTICLFLTISWSFKLFDTNLSLTNGGPFKSTEMLALNIYKESFTNNNLGLGSAKAIIFFVVVAAITVTQVYLTKKREVEA; translated from the coding sequence ATGACATCTGGACAAAAGAAGTGGAAACGCGGTCTTGATTTTTGGCTCTTCGTCGGACCGGTCTTTCTTGTATTCGCAGTGATCGTGCTTGTACCGTTTTTCAATGGCGTCATGTATTCGTTCACGGATTGGAACGGTGTAACCGGAGAATTAAATTGGATCGGCTTTGATAACTATGTCCGTCTCTTTACGAGTGACGAGCAGTTCCAGCAGTCATTTTGGTTGACGACGAAATATACGGTCGTTGCCGTCATCTTAACGAATGTCGTTGGTTTCATCTTGGCGTTCTTATTGACACAAAATATTCGCACGCGTAATTTCTTACGAACGATTTTCTTCATGCCGAACTTGATCGGTGGGTTGATCCTCGGATTCGTTTGGCAGTTCATCTATGTCAAAGGCTTCGCATCGATTGGTGAATTGACAGGGTGGAGTATATTTGAACTTCCATGGTTAGGAGATGCCCGGACAGGATTCTGGGGTATCGTCATCGTTTCGATTTGGCAAGGTGGCGGTTACATCATGGTCATCTATATCGCAGCTCTACAAAACGTGCCACAAGAGCTGATTGAAGCAGCAAAAATCGATGGTGCCAATCGTCTCTCGACGTTACGGAACATTACGTTGCCACTGATCATGCCGTCGGTCACGATCTGTTTGTTCTTGACGATTTCATGGTCCTTCAAGTTATTCGATACGAACTTATCCCTAACGAATGGTGGACCATTCAAATCGACCGAAATGCTTGCTTTAAACATTTATAAAGAATCGTTTACGAACAATAATCTTGGACTCGGGTCAGCGAAAGCGATCATCTTCTTCGTTGTTGTCGCCGCGATTACAGTCACTCAAGTCTATCTGACGAAAAAACGGGAGGTGGAAGCATGA
- a CDS encoding carbohydrate ABC transporter permease, whose product MSTAQPLPTPQEEKPKRSKKTRGRYSFRLGTVELAALLMGLLYMIPFYYVVSNSFKTQGDIFTNTSGLPKEWMTSNYSEAWEAMNFGKVFLNSVIITVGANAVIIIFCSMAAWKLVRTKTRLSTIIFFLFVAAMIIPFQSIMIPLSKLSGDLGLQNSYWGLILMYLGFGSGLSIFLYHGFMKSIPEEIEEAAIIDGCSQWGVFWRIVFPLLKPITVTIIILNTLWIWNDFLLPSLMLRDVDLRTIPLATFYFFGQYTKQWDLALAGLVLGIIPLLLFFFALQKQIIQGITSGSIK is encoded by the coding sequence ATGAGTACGGCACAACCGTTACCCACTCCGCAAGAGGAGAAACCGAAGCGCTCTAAAAAGACGAGAGGTCGTTATTCATTCCGTCTTGGAACAGTCGAACTGGCAGCCTTATTGATGGGGCTTCTGTATATGATTCCGTTTTATTACGTCGTCTCGAATTCATTCAAGACGCAGGGAGATATCTTTACGAATACATCTGGCCTACCAAAGGAATGGATGACGTCCAACTATTCAGAAGCATGGGAAGCCATGAACTTCGGAAAAGTCTTTTTAAACTCCGTCATCATTACAGTCGGCGCTAACGCGGTCATCATCATCTTTTGTTCGATGGCAGCTTGGAAACTCGTCCGGACGAAAACACGCTTGTCGACGATCATCTTTTTCTTATTCGTTGCCGCGATGATCATTCCATTCCAGTCGATCATGATTCCCTTATCGAAACTGTCTGGTGATCTCGGATTGCAGAACAGTTATTGGGGATTGATTCTGATGTATCTTGGTTTTGGATCTGGATTATCAATCTTCTTATACCATGGATTCATGAAGTCGATTCCTGAAGAAATCGAGGAGGCAGCCATCATTGATGGTTGTTCACAATGGGGTGTATTCTGGCGTATCGTGTTCCCATTACTCAAACCGATCACGGTCACGATCATCATCTTGAACACGCTTTGGATTTGGAATGATTTCCTACTGCCATCGCTGATGTTACGAGACGTCGATTTACGAACGATTCCACTCGCGACGTTCTATTTCTTCGGTCAGTATACGAAGCAGTGGGACTTAGCACTTGCCGGACTCGTCCTCGGGATCATTCCGTTATTGTTGTTCTTCTTTGCCTTGCAAAAACAGATCATTCAAGGAATTACGAGTGGGTCGATCAAATAA
- the asnA gene encoding aspartate--ammonia ligase, with product MTTLVSMKHTQEAITLVKKRFEERFSTTLGLTRVEAPLFVESTLGVNDHLNGVERIIRFDALDHTADLEIVQSLAKWKRQALHTYGFEAGEGLYTLMHAIRRDEMLDATHSIHVDQWDWERIITKEQRTSAYLQETVQAIYATIRQVEQEVEAEYGISAILPETIHFMTTQELEDAYPTLSTKERETEVTKAYGAVFLMQIGGALASGEKHDGRAADYDDWTLNGDILVHHPEIGAFELSSMGIRVDREALLKQTAIAQEEDKLAFPFHQGVLEERLPLTMGGGIGQSRMAMFLLKKRHIGEVQASVWSEETRKSLQAEGVHLL from the coding sequence ATGACAACACTCGTATCGATGAAACACACACAGGAAGCTATCACACTCGTAAAGAAACGCTTTGAAGAACGCTTTTCGACGACACTCGGATTGACACGTGTCGAAGCACCATTGTTCGTAGAAAGCACACTCGGTGTCAACGATCATCTCAACGGCGTAGAGCGGATCATTCGCTTCGATGCCTTGGATCACACAGCAGATCTTGAAATCGTACAATCTCTTGCGAAATGGAAGCGTCAAGCGCTTCATACGTACGGATTTGAAGCGGGAGAAGGATTATACACGTTGATGCATGCGATTCGTCGCGATGAGATGCTGGATGCGACACACTCCATTCACGTCGATCAGTGGGATTGGGAACGGATCATTACGAAAGAACAACGGACGAGTGCTTATTTACAAGAAACGGTACAAGCGATCTATGCAACGATTCGCCAAGTCGAACAAGAAGTGGAAGCGGAGTATGGTATTTCGGCAATCTTACCGGAAACGATTCATTTCATGACGACACAAGAGCTAGAGGATGCGTATCCGACTCTTTCAACGAAAGAACGTGAAACGGAAGTCACGAAAGCATATGGCGCCGTTTTCCTCATGCAAATCGGTGGCGCACTGGCTTCAGGCGAGAAGCACGATGGTCGAGCGGCTGACTACGATGACTGGACACTCAACGGTGACATTTTAGTACACCACCCAGAAATCGGAGCATTCGAATTGTCTTCAATGGGAATTCGCGTTGATCGTGAAGCACTTTTAAAACAGACGGCGATTGCTCAAGAAGAGGATAAATTGGCGTTCCCGTTCCATCAAGGTGTGCTCGAAGAGCGTCTACCGTTAACGATGGGTGGAGGGATCGGTCAATCCCGTATGGCGATGTTCTTATTGAAAAAACGTCACATCGGTGAAGTCCAAGCTTCTGTCTGGTCAGAAGAGACGCGTAAAAGTCTTCAAGCGGAAGGCGTCCACTTGCTCTGA
- a CDS encoding DedA family protein, with product MLEWLFSAGESNLWLFLGIMIVGLGTELIPAEVGLPLLGLYVSNGTVSWTAAVLVGFLGSLMGATVFYLLGRYAGRPILIRYGKWLLIKEKEIEQGERIVGKYGTWSALFGRFFPVVRSVVSIPCGLFGLSFKRYLLASSIGLFPVSFFYIWVGERFGVERAESMLKGLEQELWWILGGIVVILGGYVLYRRAKAKRKEQKQDTQTKQQDS from the coding sequence ATGTTGGAATGGTTGTTTTCAGCCGGAGAATCCAATCTCTGGCTGTTTTTAGGAATTATGATCGTTGGTCTTGGAACAGAATTGATTCCGGCAGAAGTGGGCTTACCGTTGCTCGGTCTATATGTGTCGAACGGAACGGTCAGCTGGACAGCTGCTGTTCTGGTCGGTTTTTTAGGAAGTCTGATGGGCGCGACGGTCTTTTATCTTCTAGGTCGTTATGCAGGTCGTCCGATACTTATCCGGTACGGCAAATGGTTACTGATTAAAGAAAAAGAAATTGAGCAAGGGGAGCGCATCGTCGGGAAATACGGAACATGGTCTGCTTTGTTCGGCCGCTTTTTCCCCGTCGTGCGCTCGGTCGTCTCGATTCCATGTGGTTTGTTTGGTCTTTCGTTCAAACGCTATTTACTCGCTTCAAGTATTGGACTTTTTCCGGTTTCCTTCTTTTACATCTGGGTCGGTGAACGATTCGGAGTAGAACGTGCCGAATCCATGCTAAAAGGATTAGAGCAGGAGTTATGGTGGATCTTAGGTGGAATCGTCGTGATTCTTGGTGGATACGTTCTCTACCGTCGTGCTAAAGCGAAGCGTAAAGAACAGAAGCAAGACACACAAACGAAACAACAAGATTCATGA
- a CDS encoding potassium/proton antiporter, translated as MSLQLTILLIGILLFAAVWTTKLSSRLNIPALLIFIALGMIAGSDITGFIRFDDAELAQLLGTVALIIILFEGGLQTVWKEVRHELAPSLSLATFGVFIATSIVAVASHYILGFSWANAFLLGAIVGSTDAAAIFSVLSGQPIRRKVGSTLEVESGTNDPMAVFLTVLFLEFVTNPEEASLLSGLGSLVWEMAMGLLIGLFIGWAASTLINRIDLSSSSFYPIMLMSFAFLSFGLADTFHASGFLAVYVTAIYISNHELVYRQTLVRFTMSMAHLAQIGMFIVLGLLVFPKQLLDVQVILSSIALALILIFIARPLSVWVSLLPFRYSWQEKVFISFAGLKGAVPIILATYPLVADIENASMIFNIVFFTVLLSTLIQGSMLTFLSERLRLNETQTSAIHTVIEFMSIGKPNAEIIELTLPMSHPFIGTTISEIDLPQEFLITAIIRDDQIITPRGDTALEGNDQLLLLTPKHRIKTLKRFLFPPA; from the coding sequence ATGTCCTTGCAACTCACGATTTTATTGATTGGTATATTGCTGTTTGCCGCCGTCTGGACGACGAAGTTATCAAGTCGTCTGAATATTCCTGCTCTACTGATTTTTATCGCCCTTGGTATGATTGCTGGAAGCGACATTACGGGGTTCATTCGTTTTGACGATGCAGAACTGGCTCAGCTTCTTGGAACCGTCGCCCTCATCATCATCTTATTCGAGGGTGGTCTGCAAACAGTTTGGAAGGAAGTGCGTCATGAATTAGCCCCTTCCCTCTCGCTTGCGACGTTCGGGGTCTTCATCGCTACATCCATCGTTGCCGTTGCTTCCCATTATATTTTGGGCTTTAGTTGGGCGAATGCTTTTTTACTCGGGGCAATCGTTGGTTCGACGGATGCCGCTGCTATCTTTTCTGTCTTGAGTGGTCAGCCGATTCGACGGAAAGTCGGATCAACACTCGAAGTTGAATCCGGTACGAATGACCCGATGGCCGTCTTTTTGACTGTCTTGTTCCTTGAGTTCGTGACAAACCCTGAAGAAGCATCGCTCTTATCGGGACTTGGATCACTCGTTTGGGAAATGGCGATGGGACTTCTGATTGGTTTGTTCATCGGATGGGCAGCTTCGACCTTGATCAATCGGATCGATTTGTCCTCTTCTAGCTTTTATCCGATCATGCTCATGTCGTTTGCTTTCCTGTCTTTCGGTTTAGCTGATACGTTCCATGCCAGTGGATTTTTAGCCGTTTATGTCACAGCGATCTACATCAGTAATCATGAACTCGTCTACCGACAGACACTCGTTCGTTTTACGATGAGTATGGCGCATCTTGCCCAAATCGGAATGTTCATCGTGCTCGGTCTGCTCGTCTTTCCGAAACAATTGCTCGATGTCCAGGTCATCCTGTCTTCCATTGCGTTGGCGCTGATCTTAATTTTCATCGCTCGTCCTTTGTCAGTCTGGGTGAGTCTTCTTCCGTTTCGTTATTCGTGGCAAGAGAAGGTCTTCATTTCTTTTGCTGGTCTAAAAGGAGCGGTACCGATCATTCTCGCGACATATCCTCTCGTTGCGGATATCGAGAATGCATCGATGATCTTCAATATCGTGTTTTTCACAGTCTTATTATCAACGCTAATTCAAGGAAGTATGTTGACGTTCCTTTCCGAGCGGTTACGACTGAACGAAACACAGACTTCTGCTATCCATACCGTCATTGAATTCATGTCAATCGGTAAACCGAATGCGGAAATCATTGAATTGACGTTACCGATGTCCCATCCATTCATTGGAACGACGATCTCAGAGATTGATTTGCCTCAGGAATTTTTGATCACAGCCATCATCCGTGATGATCAAATCATTACACCACGTGGGGACACTGCCCTAGAAGGCAATGATCAGTTACTACTCCTTACCCCAAAACATCGGATCAAGACACTGAAGCGATTCCTGTTTCCTCCCGCTTGA
- a CDS encoding ABC transporter substrate-binding protein — MRKRRWATLPVVTTAMVVALAACGGGTLNSDDSKDSGSKDGKTLNVFQFKAEIAKDMEKMAKAYEKETGTKVVVQTVGGGSDYGAALKSQFASGNEPDVFNNGGFTEAKTWQDKLEDLSDEKWVGDLTELSKEPMTIDGKLYGMPMNLEGYGFIYNKDIFKKAGITELPKTLTELTEASKKLKADGVTPFSIGYGEWWILGNHLLNIPVAQQDDPDQFIADLNSGKGKFEDNKQFKDFMNLFDLTIEYGNKNPLTTDYNTQVSQFAEGKTAMLQQGNWAQQLITDVNPDINMGFIPMPINDDKEKMDRLPVGVPNNWVVNKNSKNKAEAKKFLEWMATSDTGKDYMVNKFKFIPAFKSIEAKDLGPLADDIQAYSKDGKTISWNWFKYPDGAVNEFGAIMQAYVGKQKTADEMLQDFTKTWDKMKK; from the coding sequence ATGCGTAAAAGAAGATGGGCAACATTACCTGTCGTCACGACGGCGATGGTCGTCGCTTTGGCAGCATGTGGTGGCGGTACATTGAATAGCGATGACTCGAAAGATAGTGGTTCAAAAGACGGTAAGACGCTCAACGTATTCCAATTCAAGGCTGAAATCGCAAAAGACATGGAAAAGATGGCAAAAGCGTATGAAAAGGAAACCGGAACGAAAGTCGTTGTGCAAACAGTCGGTGGTGGATCGGACTATGGCGCGGCTCTGAAATCACAGTTCGCTTCAGGTAATGAACCAGATGTCTTTAACAACGGTGGCTTTACGGAAGCAAAGACATGGCAGGATAAGTTAGAAGATTTGTCAGATGAAAAGTGGGTCGGTGATCTAACGGAGCTATCAAAAGAGCCTATGACGATTGATGGTAAATTGTATGGTATGCCAATGAACCTTGAGGGGTATGGCTTTATCTACAATAAAGATATCTTCAAAAAAGCCGGTATCACGGAACTTCCGAAAACATTAACTGAATTGACGGAAGCTTCAAAGAAGCTGAAGGCTGACGGAGTGACGCCATTCTCGATTGGGTACGGGGAGTGGTGGATTCTCGGTAATCACCTGTTGAACATTCCGGTCGCACAGCAGGATGATCCAGATCAGTTCATCGCAGACTTGAATTCTGGAAAAGGAAAGTTCGAAGATAACAAACAGTTCAAGGATTTCATGAATCTATTTGATTTAACGATTGAGTACGGTAATAAAAATCCGTTAACGACGGATTACAACACACAAGTCTCTCAATTTGCTGAAGGTAAGACAGCGATGCTTCAACAAGGGAACTGGGCACAACAATTGATTACGGACGTCAATCCGGACATCAACATGGGCTTCATCCCGATGCCGATCAATGATGATAAAGAAAAAATGGACCGTCTTCCTGTTGGCGTACCAAACAACTGGGTCGTCAATAAGAACTCGAAGAACAAAGCAGAAGCGAAAAAATTCCTCGAGTGGATGGCGACGTCTGACACAGGAAAAGACTACATGGTCAATAAATTTAAATTCATCCCTGCCTTCAAATCAATCGAAGCGAAGGATCTAGGACCGCTTGCAGATGATATTCAAGCGTACTCGAAAGACGGAAAAACGATCTCATGGAACTGGTTCAAGTATCCGGATGGTGCTGTAAACGAGTTCGGAGCGATCATGCAAGCATATGTTGGTAAGCAAAAAACAGCTGACGAGATGCTGCAGGACTTCACGAAAACATGGGATAAAATGAAAAAATAA